One region of Mangifera indica cultivar Alphonso chromosome 3, CATAS_Mindica_2.1, whole genome shotgun sequence genomic DNA includes:
- the LOC123210938 gene encoding transcription factor MYB4-like, which translates to MAPKNDGSAKKVMNKGAWTAEEDRKLAQCIEIHGAKRWKTVATKSGLNRCGKSCRLRWLNYLRPNIKRGNISDDEEDLILRLHKLLGNRWSLIAGRLPGRTDNEIKNYWNSHLRKKINKNEKQPQPVLLQETTHQNISKINEVNEDDKGIGNSQVNFDVNEFFDFSTEGYDLDWVNKFLDLDEESWLTH; encoded by the exons ATGGCACCTAAAAATGATGGATCTGCCAAGAAAGTAATGAACAAAGGAGCTTGGACGGCTGAAGAAGATAGAAAACTTGCTCAGTGTATTGAAATTCATGGGGCTAAGAGGTGGAAAACTGTTGCTACTAAATCAG GGCTAAATCGATGTGGGAAGAGTTGCAGACTAAGATGGTTGAATTATTTGAGACCCAACATCAAAAGAGGCAACATTTCGGACGACGAAGAGGACTTGATTCTTCGACTCCATAAATTACTTGGCAACAG ATGGTCGTTGATTGCTGGGAGACTTCCAGGACGAACGGACAATGAAATTAAGAATTACTGGAATTCTCATTTGAGGaagaagataaataaaaatgagaaacaGCCACAACCAGTGCTTCTGCAAGAAACTACCCATCAAAACATCTCCAAAATAAATGAGGTTAATGAAGATGACAAAGGAATTGGGAATTCCCAAGTCAACTTTGATGTTAATGAATTTTTCGATTTTTCTACTGAAGGATACGATTTGGATTGGGTTAATAAATTTCTCGACCTAGATGAGGAATCTTGGCTCACTCATTAA
- the LOC123211252 gene encoding E3 ubiquitin ligase PQT3-like isoform X2: protein MAVYYKFKSARDYDSIAMDGPFISVGTLKEKIFESKHLGRGTDFDLLVTNAQTNEEYPDEAMLIPKNTSVLIRRVPGRPRMPIVTEPEPKVEPVVEETHLEKSSFQAADSSVMNEDTEWDEFGNDLYAIPEAPSVQSSNPLPDAPPSNKADEDSKIKALIDTPALDWQRQGSDGFGPGRGFGRGVGGRMGGRGFGLERKTPPQGYVCHRCKVPGHFIQHCPTNGDPKYDVKRFKHPTGIPKSMLIATPDGSYALPSGAVAVLKPNEAAFEKEIEGLPSTRPVGDLPPELHCPLCKEVMKDAVLTSKCCFKSFCDKCIRDHIISKAMCVCGATNILADDLLPNKTLRDTINRILESGNSSAENAGSTFQVQDMESARLQPKIPSPTMSAASKGEQQPSPIVEETPIMKEMAEGKAVIAPQKVLEKPRAVAKAPEVSEATLESMSVKEPASQGSAPLAEEEVQQKMASGEAGKKKKKKKVRMPANGMPPNDIQWKTPQELAAESYMMPLGPAAYNPYWTGIQPGMEGYGAPFGGAMPYMGYGMPPLDMPFGGIMPQDPFMAQGYMLPIVPPQRDLADFGMGMNVPHPVMSREEFEARKADLRRKRENERRSEREFSRERDYTREVSSNADVSSMKPKSKSIPQASSADHNHHRHRPVRLSPEPPPPALPRPSKRKSDHHRDRHYDYDYDHDHERERERHYHHQHHRSESSSKPSSETVKPTSMSTSTMSAADKKHKLSVFSRISFPEEEATNSKKRKLSSSSSAAATEASVKPSSNGYYEDYKSSSAKLHKSGGGGGVDYESSDDDRHFKRKPSRYEASPQPPPAAEWEEESRHSRGSTRERKHR from the exons ATGGCTGTTTATTACAAGTTTAAGAGTGCAAGAGATTATGATTCTATCGCAATGGACGGTCCATTTATATCAGTTGGtactttgaaagaaaaaatttttgaatcaaaGCATTTAGGCAGGGGTACCGACTTCGACCTCCTGGTCACTAATGCCCAAACTAACGAAG AATATCCTGATGAGGCAATGTTAATTCCAAAAAATACCTCTGTTTTAATTCGCCGGGTTCCTGGACGACCTCGCATGCCCATTGTTACCGAGCCAGA GCCTAAGGTGGAACCAGTGGTTGAGGAGACACACCTAGAAAAGAGTAGCTTCCAAGCTGCTGATTCCTCTGTCATG AATGAGGACACTGAATGGGATGAGTTTGGGAATGATTTGTACGCAATTCCTGAAGCACCCTCTGTGCAGTCAAGCAATCCACTGCCAGATGCTCCACCATCAAATAAAGCTGATGAGGACAGCAAGATTAAGGCTTTAATTGATACTCCTGCCTTGGACTGGCAGCG GCAAGGTTCTGATGGTTTTGGCCCTGGTAGAGGCTTTGGAAGGGGTGTGGGAGGAAGGATGGGTGGACGTGGTTTTG GTTTGGAGCGTAAAACACCTCCACAGGGCTATGTATGCCACAGGTGTAAGGTGCCAG GACATTTTATTCAGCATTGCCCTACTAATGGTGACCCAAAGTATGATGTCAAAAGATTTAAACATCCTACCGGTATTCCAAAATCAATGTTAATTGCTACTCCAGATGGTTCATATGCCTTGCCAAGTGGTGCAGTTGCTGTTTTGAAGCCAAATGA GGCTGCttttgagaaagaaattgaGGGCTTACCTTCCACACGTCCTGTTGGTGATCTTCCCCCTGAACTCCACTGTCCATTGTGCAAGGAAGTGATGAAAGACGCTGTGTTAACAAGCAAATGTTGTTTCAAGAGTTTTTGTGATAAGT GCATTAGGGACCACATTATTTCAAAAGCAATGTGTGTATGTGGGGCCACAAATATTCTCGCAGATGATCTTCTGCCAAACAAGACACTTAGGGATACGATAAATCGTATTTTGGAGTCTGGTAACAGTAGTGCCGAAAATGCTGGAAGCACTTTTCAAGTTCAAG ATATGGAATCTGCCAGGTTGCAGCCTAAGATTCCATCTCCTACTATGTCTGCTGCTTCAAAAGGAGAGCAACAGCCATCACCTATTGTAGAAGAAACTCCAATCATGAAGGAGATGGCGGAGGGAAAAGCTGTTATTGCTCCACAGAAGGTCCTGGAAAAGCCAAGGGCAGTAGCTAAAGCACCTGAAGTGTCTGAAGCCACGCTTGAGTCAATGAGTGTGAAGGAGCCTGCATCACAAGGGAGTGCCCCACTGGCAGAGGAGGAAGTGCAGCAGAAGATGGCTTCTGGGGAGGCAG gaaagaagaagaaaaagaagaaggttCGCATGCCTGCTAATGGCATGCCTCCAAATG ACATACAGTGGAAAACCCCTCAAGAACTTGCGGCTGAGAGTTATATGATGCCTCTTGGTCCTGCAGCTTATAATCCTTACTGGACTGGCATTCAACCTGGGATGGAAGGATATGGAGCTCCATTTGGTGGTGCCATGCCCTATATGGGTTATGGTATGCCCCCCTTAGACATGCCATTTGGAGGTATCATGCCCCAGGACCCTTTCATGGCACAAGGTTATATGTTGCCCATTGTTCCTCCTCAGAG GGACCTAGCAGATTTTGGAATGGGCATGAATGTTCCACACCCTGTGATGAGCAGGGAGGAATTTGAGGCCCGGAAAGCTGATTTACGGAGGAAGCGTGAAAATGAGAGACGAAGTGAAAG GGAGTTCTCTAGAGAGCGAGACTATACTAGGGAAGTGAGCAGCAATGCCGATGTTTCTTCCATGAAACCAAAATCT AAATCAATTCCTCAAGCTTCAAGTGCTGATCATAACCACCACCGCCACAGGCCTGTGAGGTTATCTCCAGAACCACCACCACCTGCACTCCCACGGCCATCCAAGAGAAAGTCGGATCACCATCGTGACCGTCATTATGATTATGACTATGATCATGACCATGAACGTGAACGTGAACGGCActatcatcatcaacatcacCGCTCAGAGTCCTCTTCAAAGCCTTCCTCAGAAACGGTTAAACCCACTTCAATGTCAACGTCAACAATGTCTGCAGCTGACAAAAAACACAAATTGAGTGTCTTTTCTCGCATTAGTTTCCCCGAAGAAGAAGCTACCAACTCTAAGAAGCGGAAgctctcttcctcttcttcagcAGCGGCAACAGAAGCATCAGTCAAGCCATCCTCTAATGGATATTATGAGGACTACAAGTCATCTTCTGCCAAGCTACATAaaagtggtggtggtggtggtgtagACTATGAGTCGAGTGATGATGACAGGCATTTTAAGAGGAAACCTTCAAGATACGAGGCATCGCCACAACCACCGCCAGCTGCAGAGTGGGAGGAGGAGTCGAGACACTCGAGAGGCTCCACCAGGGAGCGTAAGCATAGATAG
- the LOC123211252 gene encoding E3 ubiquitin ligase PQT3-like isoform X1, which yields MAVYYKFKSARDYDSIAMDGPFISVGTLKEKIFESKHLGRGTDFDLLVTNAQTNEEYPDEAMLIPKNTSVLIRRVPGRPRMPIVTEPEPKVEPVVEETHLEKSSFQAADSSVMVYNEDTEWDEFGNDLYAIPEAPSVQSSNPLPDAPPSNKADEDSKIKALIDTPALDWQRQGSDGFGPGRGFGRGVGGRMGGRGFGLERKTPPQGYVCHRCKVPGHFIQHCPTNGDPKYDVKRFKHPTGIPKSMLIATPDGSYALPSGAVAVLKPNEAAFEKEIEGLPSTRPVGDLPPELHCPLCKEVMKDAVLTSKCCFKSFCDKCIRDHIISKAMCVCGATNILADDLLPNKTLRDTINRILESGNSSAENAGSTFQVQDMESARLQPKIPSPTMSAASKGEQQPSPIVEETPIMKEMAEGKAVIAPQKVLEKPRAVAKAPEVSEATLESMSVKEPASQGSAPLAEEEVQQKMASGEAGKKKKKKKVRMPANGMPPNDIQWKTPQELAAESYMMPLGPAAYNPYWTGIQPGMEGYGAPFGGAMPYMGYGMPPLDMPFGGIMPQDPFMAQGYMLPIVPPQRDLADFGMGMNVPHPVMSREEFEARKADLRRKRENERRSEREFSRERDYTREVSSNADVSSMKPKSKSIPQASSADHNHHRHRPVRLSPEPPPPALPRPSKRKSDHHRDRHYDYDYDHDHERERERHYHHQHHRSESSSKPSSETVKPTSMSTSTMSAADKKHKLSVFSRISFPEEEATNSKKRKLSSSSSAAATEASVKPSSNGYYEDYKSSSAKLHKSGGGGGVDYESSDDDRHFKRKPSRYEASPQPPPAAEWEEESRHSRGSTRERKHR from the exons ATGGCTGTTTATTACAAGTTTAAGAGTGCAAGAGATTATGATTCTATCGCAATGGACGGTCCATTTATATCAGTTGGtactttgaaagaaaaaatttttgaatcaaaGCATTTAGGCAGGGGTACCGACTTCGACCTCCTGGTCACTAATGCCCAAACTAACGAAG AATATCCTGATGAGGCAATGTTAATTCCAAAAAATACCTCTGTTTTAATTCGCCGGGTTCCTGGACGACCTCGCATGCCCATTGTTACCGAGCCAGA GCCTAAGGTGGAACCAGTGGTTGAGGAGACACACCTAGAAAAGAGTAGCTTCCAAGCTGCTGATTCCTCTGTCATGGTATAT AATGAGGACACTGAATGGGATGAGTTTGGGAATGATTTGTACGCAATTCCTGAAGCACCCTCTGTGCAGTCAAGCAATCCACTGCCAGATGCTCCACCATCAAATAAAGCTGATGAGGACAGCAAGATTAAGGCTTTAATTGATACTCCTGCCTTGGACTGGCAGCG GCAAGGTTCTGATGGTTTTGGCCCTGGTAGAGGCTTTGGAAGGGGTGTGGGAGGAAGGATGGGTGGACGTGGTTTTG GTTTGGAGCGTAAAACACCTCCACAGGGCTATGTATGCCACAGGTGTAAGGTGCCAG GACATTTTATTCAGCATTGCCCTACTAATGGTGACCCAAAGTATGATGTCAAAAGATTTAAACATCCTACCGGTATTCCAAAATCAATGTTAATTGCTACTCCAGATGGTTCATATGCCTTGCCAAGTGGTGCAGTTGCTGTTTTGAAGCCAAATGA GGCTGCttttgagaaagaaattgaGGGCTTACCTTCCACACGTCCTGTTGGTGATCTTCCCCCTGAACTCCACTGTCCATTGTGCAAGGAAGTGATGAAAGACGCTGTGTTAACAAGCAAATGTTGTTTCAAGAGTTTTTGTGATAAGT GCATTAGGGACCACATTATTTCAAAAGCAATGTGTGTATGTGGGGCCACAAATATTCTCGCAGATGATCTTCTGCCAAACAAGACACTTAGGGATACGATAAATCGTATTTTGGAGTCTGGTAACAGTAGTGCCGAAAATGCTGGAAGCACTTTTCAAGTTCAAG ATATGGAATCTGCCAGGTTGCAGCCTAAGATTCCATCTCCTACTATGTCTGCTGCTTCAAAAGGAGAGCAACAGCCATCACCTATTGTAGAAGAAACTCCAATCATGAAGGAGATGGCGGAGGGAAAAGCTGTTATTGCTCCACAGAAGGTCCTGGAAAAGCCAAGGGCAGTAGCTAAAGCACCTGAAGTGTCTGAAGCCACGCTTGAGTCAATGAGTGTGAAGGAGCCTGCATCACAAGGGAGTGCCCCACTGGCAGAGGAGGAAGTGCAGCAGAAGATGGCTTCTGGGGAGGCAG gaaagaagaagaaaaagaagaaggttCGCATGCCTGCTAATGGCATGCCTCCAAATG ACATACAGTGGAAAACCCCTCAAGAACTTGCGGCTGAGAGTTATATGATGCCTCTTGGTCCTGCAGCTTATAATCCTTACTGGACTGGCATTCAACCTGGGATGGAAGGATATGGAGCTCCATTTGGTGGTGCCATGCCCTATATGGGTTATGGTATGCCCCCCTTAGACATGCCATTTGGAGGTATCATGCCCCAGGACCCTTTCATGGCACAAGGTTATATGTTGCCCATTGTTCCTCCTCAGAG GGACCTAGCAGATTTTGGAATGGGCATGAATGTTCCACACCCTGTGATGAGCAGGGAGGAATTTGAGGCCCGGAAAGCTGATTTACGGAGGAAGCGTGAAAATGAGAGACGAAGTGAAAG GGAGTTCTCTAGAGAGCGAGACTATACTAGGGAAGTGAGCAGCAATGCCGATGTTTCTTCCATGAAACCAAAATCT AAATCAATTCCTCAAGCTTCAAGTGCTGATCATAACCACCACCGCCACAGGCCTGTGAGGTTATCTCCAGAACCACCACCACCTGCACTCCCACGGCCATCCAAGAGAAAGTCGGATCACCATCGTGACCGTCATTATGATTATGACTATGATCATGACCATGAACGTGAACGTGAACGGCActatcatcatcaacatcacCGCTCAGAGTCCTCTTCAAAGCCTTCCTCAGAAACGGTTAAACCCACTTCAATGTCAACGTCAACAATGTCTGCAGCTGACAAAAAACACAAATTGAGTGTCTTTTCTCGCATTAGTTTCCCCGAAGAAGAAGCTACCAACTCTAAGAAGCGGAAgctctcttcctcttcttcagcAGCGGCAACAGAAGCATCAGTCAAGCCATCCTCTAATGGATATTATGAGGACTACAAGTCATCTTCTGCCAAGCTACATAaaagtggtggtggtggtggtgtagACTATGAGTCGAGTGATGATGACAGGCATTTTAAGAGGAAACCTTCAAGATACGAGGCATCGCCACAACCACCGCCAGCTGCAGAGTGGGAGGAGGAGTCGAGACACTCGAGAGGCTCCACCAGGGAGCGTAAGCATAGATAG
- the LOC123209978 gene encoding uncharacterized protein LOC123209978, which produces MAAPFFSTPFQPFVYQTPQDAVIPFQILGGEAQVVQIMLKPQGKVIARPGSMCFMSGSIEMENVYIPENEVGMWQWLFGKSITSVVFRNPGASDGFVGIAAPSLARILPIDLAMFGGELLCQPDAFLCSVNDVKVNNTVDQRPRNVVAGVEGFLRQKLTGQGLAFILAGGSVVQKNLEVGEVLTVDVSCIVGVTTSVSAQIKYNGPMRRVIFGGDNLVTAVLTGPGIVFIQSLPFHRLSQRIARAVTSPNMRENPKIFVQIAIFFFLAYVVIVSSLILTDV; this is translated from the exons ATGGCCGCACCTTTTTTCTCAACGCCCTTTCAACCTTTTGTGTACCAG ACTCCACAAGATGCAGTAATACCTTTCCAGATTTTAGGTGGTGAAGCTCAGGTTGTTCAG ATAATGCTGAAGCCACAAGGGAAAGTTATTGCAAGGCCTG GTTCCATGTGCTTCATGTCTGGGTCTATCGAAATGGAAAATGTTTACATCCCTGAAAATGAAGTGGGCATGTGGCAGTGGCTTTTTGGAAAGAGCATTACTAGTGTAGTTTTTCGTAATCCTGGTGCAAGTGATGGATTTGTTGGAATTGCAGCACCTTCTCTTGCAAGGATTCTCCCG ATTGATTTAGCAATGTTTGGAGGAGAGCTTTTATGCCAG CCAGATGCATTTTTGTGCTCTGTTAATGATGTGAAAGTCAATAATACAGTTGATCAGAGGCCACGGAATGTTGTTGCTGGTGTAGAG GGATTTCTGAGACAGAAGCTAACTGGACAGGGGCTTGCATTTATTCTCGCTGGTGGATCTG TTGTGCAGAAAAATCTTGAAGTGGGTGAGGTACTAACTGTTGATGTGTCTTGCATTGTTGGTGTCACTACCTCAGTCAGTGCCCAAATCAAATACAATGGACCCATGCGAAGGGTGATCTTTGGG GGCGACAATCTGGTGACAGCTGTTCTAACGGGACCTGGCATTGTCTTCATCCAGAGCTTACCGTTTCACAGACTTTCTCAGCGCATTGCGAG GGCGGTTACATCACCAAACATGAGAGAAAATCCAAAGATCTTCGTTCAGAtagccattttcttttttcttgccTATGTTGTGATTGTATCTTCATTAATCTTGACTGATGTATGA
- the LOC123212056 gene encoding 3-isopropylmalate dehydratase small subunit 1-like, which translates to MAASSISFYPKTFTSSPTPKTQAKPFINHFSNSLRFPTAASTSPAIFTASTTSKVPRASSVISRGTNEAVNASTNTFHGLCYVVGDNIDTDQIIPAEYLTLVPSKPEEYEKLGSYALIGLPSTYITRFIDENETKTKYKIVIGGDNFGCGSSREHAPVALGAAGVAAVVAESYARIFFRNSVATGEIYPLESEGRLCEECSTGDLVTIEMAESRLINHTTGKEYKLKPIGDAGPVIEAGGIFAYARKTGMIPSHN; encoded by the coding sequence ATGGCGGCTTCATCAATCTCTTTCTATCCAAAAACCTTCACTTCCTCACCCACACCCAAAACCCAAGCCAAGCCCTTTATCAATCATTTCTCAAATTCACTTCGATTTCCCACCGCCGCCTCCACCTCACCAGCTATTTTCACGGCCTCAACCACCTCCAAAGTTCCGCGGGCCTCTTCCGTGATTTCACGCGGTACTAATGAAGCTGTCAACGCAAGTACAAACACATTTCACGGCCTCTGCTACGTGGTGGGCGACAACATCGACACTGACCAAATCATTCCCGCCGAATACCTCACATTAGTCCCGTCCAAGCCCGAGGAATACGAAAAACTCGGCTCTTATGCTTTAATCGGTCTCCCTTCGACCTACATCACGCGCTTCATTGACGAAAatgaaaccaaaacaaaatacaaaatcgTAATCGGGGGAGATAACTTCGGATGCGGGTCTTCTCGTGAGCACGCGCCGGTGGCATTGGGAGCGGCTGGAGTTGCGGCGGTTGTTGCGGAGAGTTACGCGAGGATATTTTTCAGGAACTCGGTTGCTACGGGGGAAATTTATCCATTGGAATCGGAGGGAAGGCTTTGTGAAGAGTGTAGCACGGGTGATCTGGTGACAATTGAGATGGCTGAGAGCCGTCTGATTAATCACACGACGGGTAAGGAGTATAAATTGAAGCCAATTGGCGATGCTGGGCCTGTGATCGAAGCTGGAGGGATTTTTGCCTACGCACGAAAGACCGGAATGATTCCCAGCCATAATTAA
- the LOC123210194 gene encoding LOW QUALITY PROTEIN: probable glycosyltransferase At5g03795 (The sequence of the model RefSeq protein was modified relative to this genomic sequence to represent the inferred CDS: inserted 1 base in 1 codon), whose translation MLKPRQPKLILQHATFFMMRDLLRCSRRLSISWRKLFFVGAIVTMAGFVLPMWLLLQPVTVSSHNSLNGSMQLSKSLNVARTEQFQHITAAPIRNSSVEVTQMERKRRKEEKLEVIATPPPPPPATPPSHLQRQIWRLSSSKALMFAKNEIQRAPVLVEDPELYAPVFQNVSVFKRSYELMEMILKVYVYREGKRPIFHQPHLKGXYASEGWFMKLMEANSHFVTRDPGKAHLFYLPYSVYQLSMTLREPNSHDIGSLANHLRDWVNFIAAKYPFWNRTHGSDHFFVACHDWGPYTTTSHKELKENTIKALCNADTSEGIFKVGHDVSLPETTIRTPRRPHRYIGAGNKVSKRPILAFFAGLMHGRVRPVLLKYWRKDKEMRIFGRLPRNMSYIQHMKSSKYCICPMGYEVNSPRIVESIYYECVPVIIADNFVLPLSEVIDWSAFSIVVAEKDIPKLKEILLDIPMRKYLRLQANVKMVQKHFLWNPIPVKYDLFHMILHSIWVKRLNQIQTAESL comes from the exons ATGTTAAAACCTAGACAGCCAAAATTAATATTGCAGCATGCTACTTTTTTCATGATGAGAGATCTATTGCGCTGTTCTCGGCGGCTTTCCATCAGTTGGAGAAAACTGTTTTTTGTTGGAGCCATTGTGACTATGGCTGGTTTTGTCCTTCCCATGTGGCTACTCTTACAACCTGTAACAGTTTCTTCACACAACTCCTTGAATGGTTCTATGCAGTTGAGTAAGAGCCTCAATGTGGCCAGAACTGAACAGTTTCAACACATCACGGCAGCTCCCATTAGGAATTCTTCTGTTGAAGTGACTCaaatggaaagaaaaaggaGGAAAGAAGAGAAGTTAGAAGTCATAGCCACTCCTCCTCCACCTCCTCCTGCGACACCACCATCTCATTTAcag AGACAAATTTGGAGATTGTCATCAAGCAAGGCACTTATGTTTGCAAAAAATGAGATTCAGCGTGCTCCAGTCCTTGTTGAAGATCCTGAACTGTATGCTCCTGTATTTCAGAATGTTTCTGTTTTCAAAAG GAGCTACGAATTGATGGAAATGATACTTAAGGTCTATGTTTACCGTGAGGGAAAGAGGCCTATCTTTCATCAACCTCACCTTAAGG TTTATGCTTCTGAAGGATGGTTTATGAAGTTAATGGAGGCAAACAGTCATTTTGTAACCAGAGATCCAGGAAAAGCTCACTTATTTTATCTGCCTTATAGTGTGTACCAGTTAAGTATGACACTACGTGAGCCCAATTCACATGATATTGGATCACTGGCAAACCATCTTAGGGACTGGGTGAACTTTATTGCTGCCAAGTATCCTTTCTGGAACCGCACGCATGGCTCAGATCATTTTTTTGTTGCTTGCCATGACTGG GGTCCTTACACAACAACTTCACACAAGGAACTAAAAGAAAATACCATAAAAGCTCTATGTAATGCTGATACATCTGAAGGTATTTTTAAGGTTGGACATGATGTTTCCCTGCCAGAAACCACCATAAGAACTCCCAGGAGACCTCACAGGTATATTGGTGCAGGAAATAAAGTATCTAAGCGACCAATCCTTGCCTTCTTCGCTGGATTAATGCATGGGAGGGTTCGACCTGTTCTTCTTAAATATTGGAGGAAGGATAAGGAGATGAGAATTTTTGGTCGTTTGCCTAGAAATATGTCTTATATTCAGCATATGAAATCAAGCAAATATTGCATATGCCCCATGGGATACGAAGTAAACAGTCCTAGGATTGTTGAGTCCATCTATTATGAATGTGTTCCTGTGATTATTGCTGATAATTTTGTCCTACCTCTCAGTGAAGTAATAGATTGGAGTGCATTCTCTATTGTGGTAGCTGAGAAGGATATTCCCAAGCTAAAGGAGATTCTATTGGATATTCCTATGAGAAAATATCTTAGGTTGCAAGCAAATGTAAAGATGGTTCAGAAGCATTTTTTATGGAACCCTATACCGGTCAAATATGATTTGTTCCACATGATACTGCACTCAATATGGGTTAAAAGGTTGAACCAGATTCAAACTGCAGAGTCATTGTAA